The segment TTGTCTACTGAGCGGCGTTCGTAGTCCGGAGATAGAAACGGTGCAGTGGTAGCCCATGCCAgacgcacacactcacacatgtcaacacatttcacctggaacacatacatagacacctacagcagcacacttgagggaccttgacgtggagagagggattcagttaggatcccggaatttaggaatatcaaaagcaatttgggaaataagttagaaagcaaatatgttcgtacaaaaaccagcaccacaccacaccacacacacacaccccagcgaaggaactcagcccagtcctatctgggttccgattgctcgacatgggcgcaacacaaccacaccaccaacccccagggaatactagttgtctttcgtttaccattgcctacatatatatcatgCCGTATATATGCGTGTATTACTAGTTGTTATTGCAAATCGGGAGCGCTTTCCTGCTTCCCCAAATCAGTTGGCCAAATCAGACCGATCTCAAGCTGAAGCGGAACCAATCAGAGCCGAATCGCATCGAACAGGGCCGTGCCAGCGTTCGGTGTTcaaaaaagaaacatcgtttttctactcgtttccatttcggctttttcagttcttctaaattgtttcttttacgcagttcagttctaaattttgtttgatagactttaaaaatggcaaaactcaagaaaaaaaaattttaagaaatatcacacaaaaaaaaatttacaaaattatgcgtctgattaagcaacgtgtattcaacaattatagtagatcagaggactagttctcttgggcgttacgtttaggcaacgtaacgccagtgccgatacattatttctaagctaccagttctttcaatgcaatccaataatgttcatccacacccgtagcatacagacactcgaacacgtaacccataatcacacacaccgcacactctttacaagaggcaaaagaaagtgaattatttgcaagtggcacagcgccagccacagttaaaacagccacaggacacacatgaaagatagaacagatcctgtgaaaggtagaaagtgagagtttattaaattaacccctattgtaatttgattaaaagacacttgtcctgtgaggaggacaatgaaagaaacccccatacaaacacaaaacataggcttaatatatacataaatacgatgggatgtccaattataatacaaagttaagcccagtgtgaaaaaccgggattagccttacgtcaatctccaacacctaaattttctatcatgTAAAGGGAAATTCATGTGCCCCAAAATCAATACTATGGaagtataataaatttaaaatgcaatctgttcattcaataaattaatttattcctccaaaagaatggtggagcaatggagctcgtttcgtttcctaccCTCCATCCTTTGCTAATTTCTTGGTGGAAAGAAAATGTCGACTGCCTCCTGCCCTCCTGGTTCGGTTTCCCATCTTTAAGAGCACttggaatttaatcatttaaatttctgtgaggatttccaagaaaataaatttgaatatctgccgctatagagtttatatttaaatccgatttaaTGTTAAAGCGAATTACGCTCTTCCATTTTGAAGGGACTTCGGATAAGCTCTATCTTCGGAGACATCGGGATATGGAAGACCTTTTTGATCTCCaaaaccaagcttcgcggggatacaaatatttcgttgaatttttaatcgcacatttacgacacagctgtttttattttatcgtagcgtgacaaccctgggcggccagtgtgtacactcttttggactacaatattgtttgtcctgctgttgacagcggtaaattaggcaaatggaaggaaaagtacattgatatttaattagtaaaaTGTCTTGAGCCTTGTAGTTACctgcaaacaaatccaaatgcacagggatatcggatcgactgtcatgcagactaaagtttccaacaaacttaacctggagctggaggtggaggtaggcgcggcgcggatgctacagcgctggctgtggctgttgataaagattattggataatgtcttggcggaactatctgccacgtctgtctctgtcataagaagaaagttgttccatggttagagatacacaaagagagagaaagagagatgcatacggaaagtgtgtgaaagcgtggagcagtgagagcgggtgCGGAAGCCACAGCGTGGATACAGAAGCAGCGGTAAGTTCAAATAGCCCAACCAGGGAAggatcaaaatattgatgtctggaatggctttattcaagtgtgagagcctaactgggactcgtgcgagcaaaggaccgaccccacatatgtatctgtggtatattcaatgctcacgcttgtgtgactgcgcccctgcgagtccttgtctgcatccatttgccgctcgcacccgtgtgcccaacatcaaaagcttttcacacttaattgggcgtaaaattaaatcagaattgattagaacacttgaatgacaacagccgtggccgtgttgctgatgtcaatggcatcagagagagccgcatcctgccagcatccaagcccccacgcctcccagctcccagctcccactccacctcctgccagcaattccgctggcattctaagcataagcaaactttttggtttcgattttccccagctgacgcacggcacggcaaggcacggcacgtcggtgacttcggccacgttcctgcggcttctcggggctcctgccacttccgaagccgggcactcccgagacagagcgcactaattgctgctgggaacttccctggggaggctcccccgcaaccctgtttttcatcggaaagtttatgaaattaaatttcccccaaaaatggggaatggaatggaaaaaggccGGGCATCAGTTTTCCTGCATTATCGTTTAATGAGCCGACAATTATGCGAGGCCCCTCTGCCTCGGCACCATGCACGTCTATAgatattcaattaacttgaattcacagccataactctccgaacgagttcattccacatgcatttggccagggcatagggcaagtcaactcgatttccggctattaagacatggctgaatttcagacgtggaatgcaacgccatggagtgccgagtccaggcaggataattacattttaaccggatgattcgagcggagaggagagtcgacagcaacgtcaacggtaatggataaatgcacatcttccgccgccctgggggtcctgggagccgtcctggggcacggcacatttaatgggaaattaatggcaatgttggaggtagaaattatgaaaacgttcccaggggtaagttgtacgaaaaccagcacgaagtgccctccataatcttccacttaaagttgataaaaaatgtaaacgactttcatttcgcccgggagcgatacctctgacgaggacttcaaaggacagctggaagacccaggacaaactcgaggcgaaagtgagtagctcattgaattggatggattgtcatcccagtcggtgacagcaatcaaatcaatctcaccagcctccacctgagtagagcaggcaggtcaaagtgcggcagccttggaggataaagaatggaccccttttctgacatttggtgatgttttgcgatgcagcaagagggaattcctacaccgattggggcaaaacttgggctaggtacagctggcaaggccgatagcttgatccgattcataaacgagggggaacgttgtgagttgctgcggacaccgcaactctacggttatacccgatactaagtcagtataactcacctccggcagacgccgctaatattaaacgacacgacaaagagtgcgtgcgagagagacagaaaatcagtctgagcgtgacgtcgggcgctgcgtagccactgaaaattgatttcttgcttttggctacaaaaatgatccgatctgatccagattcagcaatctgatagatatggtcattatctatctgcgtttttagttttctcgaatgtgcaatattgtggatgcaacagattttcgtcttttgtgggggcggaagggggtggggcgaaattctgagatattcgttttatagtgagatctaacagaagtgcggataccaaatttggttactctagccttaacagtctctgagatttgtggatgccccagattttcgtcctttgcgggggcggaagggggtgtggcgaaatttggacacgaaacggtcaaggtccgatatcacaggagtgtggataccaaatttggttgctctggctcttataggttctgagatccttgaactcatattttgcaattgacaaaaccgaccatgaaacctgtttgttagagagagacagagcgagaaagaatgaaattgttttcttgattctggctataatcattattcgatctggttcagattttgcactgtagaagatatggtcatcctcaccgattctgcgtttttggttttatcgtatctttaaaaatgtggatgccacagaatttcgtcctttgtgggggcggaagtgggcggggcgaagttttaaaatatttttgtagcagtgacatatcacagaagtctggatccaaaacatcgttgctctagatcttatagtctttgagcactaggcgctgaaggggacggacagacggacggacggacagacggacagacggacagacagacagggctcaatcgactcggctattgatgctgatcaagaatatatatacgattccttctggacgttacacacatccacttttaccacaaatctaatataccccaatactcattttgagtatcgggtataataatatacagctaagagtactatatgtttggattcattgggaatccgtgcgtggttatgtctaatgcaatttgcgtaattgaaacccactcgaaagcaattaaatttcctgtggtgggaccactctccggcaatgagattcgttggagtaattgcaatcgagattcccaactaatcttcaggtaaaacaatccataatggagcagaagttttgttcgcactcggcatttatcaagtttgaagttttaatttgctttcgccccaacaaaaacaactacagaatacagaataacaaaagtgtcaacacgattataattgagtttaattaagccgcaaagtaaagcctctcagcactcttgtctgtggaccgaccaacagaaatttaaaatatttgcgctaatccacttggcaacggcctaacagaaatgaacagctggtgccagtacaggcctcttcaatgggccaactttcggataaaagaggtatttgctggggccaaagtacgtacaataaactcgaagcaatccgaagagcaaagttgagatctggaaatttatggatggcgaaggccaaaatgttttgctgCCCAAAATCCAGGCTGAacccatttgttggcccagctctgaaaatgtcacatgctcctcacacccacagctacacccacaccctgtgtggtctgggtcttggCCGTCTGGGTCCGTCTCGGCCGGATTTGTCtgcgccaaagttcactgacactttcatgagttttcttgggtcgacgaaaatagtttttccacatttcgcattcgaccgagtggaaatgaaatccccttggagcatagatagaatatttcagaGCAGTGCTTGCTGCCAAAAGCTTACTGTTACACATTCGTTCTGCGAAACGAAATCCAGTTAATTAAAACGTGGCAAGCAAATAATCAACAAGCAATTCAAACTAGAACGacggggaacgttgtgagttgctgcggacaccgcaactctacagttatacccgatactaagtcagtatggctctcctacggcagacgccgctaatattaaacgacacgacaaagagtgcgtgcgagagagacagaaaatcagtctgagcgtgacgtcgggcgctgcgtagccactgcaaattgagttgttcctattggctataaaaatgatctgatctgatccagattcagcaatctgatagatatggtcattatctatgattctgcgtttttagttttctcgaatgtgcaatattgtggatgccacagattttcgtcttttgtgggggcggaagtgggcggggcgaagttttgaaatatttttgtagcagtgacatatcacagaagtctgggtccaaaacatcgttgctctagctcttatagtctttgagcactaggcgctgaaggggacggacagacggacggacggacagacggacagacagacagggctcaatcgactcggctattgatgctgatcaagaatatatatactttatggggtcggaaacgattccttctggacgttacacacatccacttttaccacaaatctaatataccccaatactcattttgagtatcgggtataaaaagaccacaattctgcttcctctctgcctttgcctgccGTTAATGGCCGTCCAATTGGTAATGGCTCGACAAAAATCCCACATTCATATTTACGAACCATAAATATGGATTCGTactaccaaaaaaaggaaaggaaaaaaataaaaggaggttaaccaatttgttcgcttgcggctgctgtaagTGACAACAAAAGAGGCGGTGGAGCCGGTCAAGCCATTGTAGCTTTTTACAAATGAGTTTCCGTATTTCATTCGGATTCCATGCATATtgcattttctataaatacagtatttgccaactgttcttttttattttcactctcAAACTGAGTCAATGCAGTGCGGGGGCGGAGgtgcagatgcagctgcaacagcaacagcaacagcaccggggtggcagcatcagcaccgaaaataaatttcaaatatgtcACAAGCAAAATGAGATAGAATTTTTAGGCGAATATTCGCTGTGCCATGCTGCGTGGGCAGCGATGGCCAAATGCAGGGGAAGTCAATGCGCTCTAGCCGAAAAAGTGAAAGCCAGCCAGCGCTCCGTCTACACAATCAACCCATCGCCGGTAAGTGAAATTCCAAGCAATAACGTGAAAGTTTCTTCAATTTTCAGACCTTTTGTTTTACAAAACTGCCGCATCATCGCGCTAGCAGGGTATCAACAGCGAGTTAACAGCCGCCGCAGTCTTAACAgctcggcaacagcagcattgccacatcacctcattgccctctcctgttatttcagaccttcttattttccgtctcgctcttttccaccattgctctcttactttccgacttaaatattcgaattttccttctctattcccccctcttctcttctcttctaatacgattcaaaatagtttggttaatttctataaaaatcaaatgcaaattgggaaaaacgcacacacgtatgtaaatacatatatgtatgtatgtatgtatatgcatgcgttaacagaatgtcgacagaatgttagcaacagttgcaaagtcattcgatttctgcgctgctgacactttctctcgtatctgtcgttttctctcctgccggtattcaattattttctggcactttcacttcctcacctcttcatttccttccggatctaacttccgctactacctctcgccttctcatcccccctcccttagcaagcaagcttgcgtgtcggcatgactggggggcagctgtcccaacgcatgagcaacatctcgctgtcctccggcacggactccgtgggccacatggatcgcggcagcagctccagtctcGCTAGCAGCGCCACCGTTGGCACCAACACCATCACCAGCGGCATTTCCAAGGAGTGCGCCAATTACCCCGTCGGCAGTCAGTCGGCCCGTCCATACGTCCAACTGCCGGGCATACACATTTCCAACCCTCCGCAGTACGGGCCAGGGAATATGCAGGAAAAAGACGCTGGCAAAATGGTGCACAACGGCAAGGCACTCACAGGGCGCTacaatgccacgcccaccaATGGCTTCGACAACGAGCAGAACTACTGCCTGGTAAGGGGCTCCTGCATATCTGTAAGTCTAGCCGATTCTATGCTCAATCTCAGAATTCCCAACAGTTGCCGTCTCCAATGCCCCCTCCACCATACGCCTTGGCACGCGTGAGCAGCACACGCAACTTCGAGCTCGAGAACCACACACCGCCAGCATGTCCCGGCTCTGGACCCATTGCCATGACGAACGGCACCATCCAGTTGCGCCTCCGCGATGCCGTGCGGTGAGTGTGGACGCCCCCAGCCGCTTGGCTCTTCTTTAAGACCGACCCCTAATGTTAATACCTTTCTTTGCATGGGGCAGAATTGACATGACTCTGGACAAGGCGGTGCGCGTGCTCAATCAGCGCAGCAATCAGTTGCTCTATcacgcaactgcagcaactcggctttgatccaccccaatggacgcatcttgcagagcggcgctaaagtcgaaatagtcacctacgacggcatgaagggcaataactttgTGTGAGTGGGAATGGCCCTTACCCCAACGTGGCATATTTGAATCCTTTGAATTATCTTCCCATTACAGTCGCTATGCCAAGCTGTGGTACAAGGGTGTGAGCTTCACCAGCGAGGCGTGCGCTCTCATCTACCTGGTGGACACAGCCGGGACGCGCACCACAACCGACACTTTCACCGACCTGACCAAGGACTACACCCTGGCAGTGTTCTATGAGTGAGTACCCCCGGCCAATTGCATCGCTTCTTATTTGGCTAATTTCGATTTAATTCCCGAACTTCTCGCAGCGACTCGCGGCATGGTCCCTCTTATATGGCTGAAGCCCATGACGTGATTGCCAATTCAGCTTACACCTGTACCGAGGATGGCACTGAGATCTATGACATAAACGGATTTCGCCTGGTGAAGGTCACTCGTGTGGACAACAAGTGCTTGATTCGCACCAGTCCCGGCAATGGATCGGCCACTTTGACCACACCTGGCATCCATTGCTATGCCTCTCTGGGCAAGACCTCGCATCTGTTTGTTCGGTGAGTGTCAAACCGATGCTCTcaacctccccctcccccgtcatcctgctctgctaacttccgttctgttctATCCTTTGTAGTCGCAATGAGAAGCGCATGCACTTCGATGGATCCTGTTTCATTGTACGCAACGCCAAACACTCCGCCGGCTTCAATGAGAACAACCTGCTCATTGTCTACTGGGCGGCGTTCGTAGTCCGGAGATAGAAACGGTGCAGTGGTAGCCcatcccacacgcacacactcacacatgtcaacacatttcacctggaacacatacatagacacctacagcagcacacttgagggaccttgacgtggagagagggattcagttaggatcccggaatttaggaatatcaaaatcaatttgggaaataagttagaaagcaaatatgttcgtacagaaaccagcaccacaccacaccacacacacacaccccagcgaaggaactcagcccagtcctatctgggttccgattgctcgacatgggcgcaacacaaccacaccaccaacccccagggaatactagttgtctttcgtttaccattgcctacatatatatcatgCCGTATATATGCGTGTATTACTAGTTGTTATTGCAAATCGGGAGCGCTTTCCTGCTTCCCCAAATCAGTTGGCCAAATCAGACCGATCTCAAGCTGAAGCGGAACCAATCAGAGCCGAATCGCATCGAACAGGGCCGTGCCAGCGTTCGGTGTTcaaaaaagaaacatcgtttttctactcgtttccatttcggctttttcagttcttctaaattgtttcttttacgcagttcagttctaaattttgtttgatagactttaaaaatggcaaaactcaagaaaaaaaagtttaaagaaatatcttccaaaaaaaaatttacaaaattatgcacagTTGGTGCGTCTGATTAAGCAACGTGTATTCAACAATTATAGTAAATCAGAGGACTAGTTCTCTTGGGCGTTACGTTTAGGCAACGTAACGGCAGTGCCGATACATTATTTCTAAGCTACCAGTTCTTTCAATGCAATCCAATAATGttcatccacacccgtagcatacagacactcgaacacgtaacccataatcacacacaccgcacactctttacaagaggcaaaagaaagtgaattatttgcaaGTGGCACAGCGCCATCGACAGTTAAAAcagccacaggacacacatgaaagatagaacagatcctgtgaaaggtagaaagtgagagtttattaaattaaccccaattgtaatttgattaaaagacacttgtcctgtgagaaggacaatgaaagaaacccccatacaaacacaaaacataggcttaatatatacataaatacgatgggatgtccaattataatacaaagttaagcccagtgtgaaaaaccggGATTAGCCTTAAGTCAATCTCCAACAcctaaattttctatcatgtaaagagaaattcatgtgccccaaaatcaatactatggaagtataataaatttaaaatgcaatctgttcattcaataaattaatttattcctccaaaagaatggtggagcaatggagctcgtttcgtttcctaccCTCCATCCTTTACTAATTTCTTGGTGGAAAGAAAATGTCGACTGCCTCCTGCCCTGTGCCTTTATGTGTTCGAGTATTTATGTACCTTCTGTCATACATGGCCGGGGGTATCGtaaatttacaacaaaattgttttatgGCCCCACTCCATGGGCCCTCCTGGCCCCCTCAGGCGGAGCTTGGCGTTTACGCCGTCACCTGAAGTGCCATCAGGAGTTGGACAATTTCAGGCCCTAGACGACAGTTTGGTTCGGTTTCCCATCTTTAAGAGCACttggaatttaatcatttaaatttctgtgaggatttccaagaaaataaatttgaatatctgccgctatagagtttatatttaaatccgatttaatgtaaaagcggctggcgaaaatcctctagctgaaccctccacgagggtgccggctgggcaatggacactgcattacccgggacaagggtaatgcactgtcgcttgctctgtccggggtaatgcagtgtctaggtAAGGCTATGGTCGGCGTCTTCCCGAttcaaagtcgggggaaccgaaccagggccatggctagaggtgcctggcggtcaggcctaaaacgctagggggtggtccccccgaaaaatattaaccagtatggaccctcgggccaaatatggaggcgaagaaggagaaagcacgggttgggatgtcaacccaaacgtcggtgggaagcgtgactgctaccaccggcgggcacggggaggagcaatcctctctgcgtgtcgccagcggtcacacctcagacttggcgggagcaggccaagtcagttgtaaagctactgccacaacaacaacaacaaaaacaactcactccgcagcctgcaagttgagccgcacagatgccgtagtcgacacagacacggatctggagagcgtgctctctatgagcaggacggaggaagagagccttctccgctcaccggaaccaggcaccagctccctgcgtagggaagggctgTATCGTccagggaggggatgaaggccaaagcacaatacaaagcggccctcaatatcaaaagccggctgcaaggtaaagtagacatctcccaggaggagaaggtcaagctagcctgggccgagcagcgagtagaggagggccgactacattacgcccagatgccacagatgagggcgtcgaatggcgaatatgccaataaggtggaggagatgatggccagatgaggcaacgctcgactgagagtgccattaaagacactccggcgagcaagcggcaacgcgggcccaagagtgcagcccctccaccgaaagtggccaagaagccatcgaaatcgaacgcgaaggtcagcgatgtgaccaaacgacatttgatcgtggcactcatcgaccggagcgaggaaaacggcaagatgtcagcggcacagtggaagcttgtgcacgcgcgtctcgtcgacgcactgtttgcacacatggaagaagaccccgcggcccctatgcccacgttcgatggtgctgggtggctaaatggggttcagatcctaaagtgcaacgacgatccaaccctaaggtggctgacgcgtacggtctgccaactggaggcgatgtgggagggggccaagctggaggttgtggaccgggagcttatcccgtccaagcctaaggcgaaggtactcttccccatcacaatccagggagaccgagcgctgaagctccttcagcggcaaaacgcggacgtgccaacgaccgattggaggatcctacacattggtagcccactacccaacgaggggggccaatgtgtgatcctccaaataaacaaggaggcagaggatctgctgtatcccaagttcgggaagatggcgtggggcatgggtagcgtctacctgcgcctcaaaaagcgccaccctgaggacaaggacgcgcataccctgcaggtaggcgaggtggaaaaggacttaggtctcgagtccatcgtggaggccgcccagggtcttgcgcttgaggacgaagacgaggaagacggtgacctgacgttagtagtcaacccgtcggatgcaagtgagccagccgcccatgctgagtgtgctgcagctaaacttgcataaaagcaaggtagcgtcggcggagctcctcatcgccatggagcaagggctcgccgacatagctctagtccaggagccctggattgcgacaggcaattcagtggccggactaaagtcctcaaatcacaaactgttctacgcaacatcggtaagcaggaacagaaccgtcgtactcgtacgaaagggaatccatgcttaccttatgtctcattacagcacggatgacctgacggttgtgatgctggaaagcgaggaaaagcgcattctggtggcttcctgctacatggctcacgaccgacccgcaccacccgacgaactcaggagcctggtgacagaagccggcaccaaaaactatcaactcgtcatcgggacggatgccaatgcccaccacaatgtgtggggaagcaccgacatcaatgatagaGGAGAAtcactcttagactttatactttatactaatctatatatagcaaacgtcggggaggagcacaccttcgtgggtccgacttcatccaacgtgctagacctaacactagcaacgggaaacagtactacggtatctagctggagggtccttgaaagacactccttctcagatcacaagtacattcagtttaagtgcgacttcaaacattcttcgaaggtagtctatagaaacccccggaatacaaactgggaaaagtttaaaaagacagttacttcgaagctcgcgaggccgggcacagtgaaatccgcggaggacatagagaagtctctagagaccctatccaacgcgttgctggacgcctaccacacatcgtgcaaaccctcgaggacgaagaagaggtccaagccactctggtggagccgggatctctctcttcaaagggacaacctcaaggaattctttaagatcgccaaacaagcgaacgaagggatcgtctactcaggagctacaagaaggaaatacgtaaag is part of the Drosophila miranda strain MSH22 chromosome Y unlocalized genomic scaffold, D.miranda_PacBio2.1 Contig_Y1_pilon, whole genome shotgun sequence genome and harbors:
- the LOC117191827 gene encoding uncharacterized protein LOC117191827 isoform X1, yielding MSNISLSSGTDSVGHMDRGSSSSLASSATVGTNTITSGISKECANYPVGSQSARPYVQLPGIHISNPPQYGPGNMQEKDAGKMVHNGKALTGRYNATPTNGFDNEQNYCLNSQQLPSPMPPPPYALARVSSTRNFELENHTPPACPGSGPIAMTNGTIQLRLRDAVRIDMTLDKAVRVLNQRSNQLLYHATAATRL
- the LOC117191827 gene encoding uncharacterized protein LOC117191827 isoform X2, whose amino-acid sequence is MSNISLSSGTDSVGHMDRGSSSSLASSATVGTNTITSGISKECANYPVGSQSARPYVQLPGIHISNPPQYGPGNMQEKDAGKMVHNGKALTGRYNATPTNGFDNEQNYCLLPSPMPPPPYALARVSSTRNFELENHTPPACPGSGPIAMTNGTIQLRLRDAVRIDMTLDKAVRVLNQRSNQLLYHATAATRL